The DNA region TCTACCTTGACGTTTAAACCCCGTGAACTCAGCCGAGAAACCTTGACTTTCATTTGGATTTCCAAACTCATATCGAATAGCAAAAATAATTTCGTCATTCAATTCATTATAAAATACATCGTTAAAATCAGCCTGTAAATTAAAATTTCCACTGGCTACAATAGCCTCGCATAACTCTTTAGCTCCAGCATAGTTAGGGGTAGGCTGTGATAAATATACTTTTGCCAAAATGCCTTGTGCCGCCGCTTTTGAAGCTCTGGCCTTATAACTATTATCTAAATTGGCAACAGCTTCTTGTAAGTCTGCTACAATTTGTTGATAAACTGTTGCTTTAGGCACTCTGGTAAAAAGTAATTCATCTTGATCAGAGGATACCACCTCGGTTACCAATGGAACAGCACCAATTGCATCATCATCACTTCCATATAATCTAACCAAATTAAAATAGGCATAAGCTCTTAAAAATTTAGCTTCTGCTGTGTATTTTGAAATGTTTGAAGCATCTGCGGCATCAATATAATTAAGAATATTATTTGCTCTAAAAATAATTTCGTACATAGATTGATAATAATCTTCTGATTGAATGTTGTTTGCATCGGTTACATACCTATGAAAATCAGCTCTTGAACCTTCGAGAGTAGCACTTCTTGTATTGTCAGAGCGGTGCTCTGTCAAAAGATATTCAAATTGTACACCCCTATTGAAATCTGAGTTGCTCGATTCTGTATTTTCATTAACTCCCTGTATAGCGTCATAGATTCCATAAATTCCAGCCAATACATCTGCGTCTGTTTTAAAGAATCCATCCGAAGCAACAGCAGTATCTGGTAGTGGATTTAAAAACTCATCTACATCACAAGAAACAAAAATAGCTCCTATTGTTAATGCAAAAATTAAAAATTTTATATATTTCATAATTAATGTTTTTTTATATTAAAAATTAATGTTCAAACCAACTGAGTAAGTACTAAACAAAGGCGTACCTGCTCTTTGAGAGCCATAAGTTATAGGCGTATTATTGGAGTCAATATATTCAGGATTAAAACCGTGATAATCATCAGAAGTAATATAGAGTACATTCTGTCCACTTGCATACAATCGCAATGATGATATCCCTAATTTTGATACAGCATCCTTTGGTAAATTATAACCAATATTTACATTACGTAATGAAAAATATCCTGAATTTTGAACAATATCGTTTGTAAAAATTTTCGGTTGAAGAAAAGAGACATCAGAAATAATTCCTTCAGCCACCATTTGTTCTGCACCGCCATCAATAGTGGCACCACTAAAATGATAGAAATATTGATCTCCAACGTTTCTTACTTGCCCCCCTTGACTCCCTTGAATCATAAAAGAAAAATCCAAGTTTCCATATTTAAAATCATTGGTCAAACTCCAAACGATATCTGGATAAGGGTCTCCCAAAATGGTCTTATCACCATCTGTAATTAAACCATCTCCATTCAAATCTTTTACAATAATATCCTCAGCCTGTCCGTTAATTCGATTATAAGGCGTATCCCAATATTGTGTTGATATTTCCTTATCAACAACATAGCCATAAAAGGAAGAAATAGGATTACCAACCAAGTTTATCCATTGTGTATTTCTATCAAATCCATCTACGCCAAGGTTTCCATTGTCATTTCCAAAATCAATTAATTCATTCGTGTTGGTTGATGCGATAAATGTTGAACTCCACGAAAACTTTTCCATGGCAACATTTTTGGTTCTCAATTCAAGTTCCCAACCTCTATTTTCTACTTCTCCTTTATTTACGATTCCTCCACCAAATCCGGTAACATAAGAAACATCTTGATTTAACAATAAGTTATCACTTGTTCTCTTGTAGTAATCTAAGGATCCCGTTATCCTATTGTTAAAAAACCCAAAATCTACTCCGGGATTAATTTCCTCAGAAGCTTCCCATTGTAACAATGCATTGGCAATATTTCGCGGAGAAAAACCTGAAGCGACAGCACCATCATCCGTAACCGCATTGGCACCTTGTAATAGTGCCAAATAAGGCCAAGTATTGGTTAAACCATCTCCTACATTAAAATTTTCAGCACCCGTAAGACCATAACTAGCTCTGAACTTTAATGTACTTAAGAAATTACTATCACTTAAGAAATTTTCATTGTGTACATTCCATCCTACAGATACTGCAGGGAAATTACCCCACTTAGAATCTAAACCAAAAACTGAACTACCATCTCGTCTAATTGAAGCATTCAATAAATATTTATCTGCATAAGCATAGGTAAACCTGCCAAAATAACCAATCTTTCTAATACTAAGATTGATTTCGCCATCTGCAGGTTTGGTAATAATTGTTGCTCCTTGTAAGTTTTTAAGCAAATCATTAGAATATCCACTGGCATTAACAGTACTAATTTCATCATTTCTCTTTTGAATTGTTGCAC from Aureibaculum sp. 2308TA14-22 includes:
- a CDS encoding RagB/SusD family nutrient uptake outer membrane protein is translated as MKYIKFLIFALTIGAIFVSCDVDEFLNPLPDTAVASDGFFKTDADVLAGIYGIYDAIQGVNENTESSNSDFNRGVQFEYLLTEHRSDNTRSATLEGSRADFHRYVTDANNIQSEDYYQSMYEIIFRANNILNYIDAADASNISKYTAEAKFLRAYAYFNLVRLYGSDDDAIGAVPLVTEVVSSDQDELLFTRVPKATVYQQIVADLQEAVANLDNSYKARASKAAAQGILAKVYLSQPTPNYAGAKELCEAIVASGNFNLQADFNDVFYNELNDEIIFAIRYEFGNPNESQGFSAEFTGFKRQGRQDGLNYVNPNLVAAFDANGGNRTAVSYAVFGDPDDPKIEVTKFLPDGSDITTDPAAPTYGASPKDAGNDWIVLRYADVLLMHVEAIMGATGNANTAEALSSFNAVRNRAGLPNDADGVISKEELLLERRVELAFENQRFFDLLRFGVADAVLQNHANEDDDDDISVYPSYNARALLLPIPSREINLSKGLLTQNPGY